From Prosthecochloris marina, a single genomic window includes:
- a CDS encoding GNAT family N-acetyltransferase, which translates to MIEDVVVEPMTEEFILWRCLHGGPLSRDTIDQWSSGDKTPWKRYRDRNTAFLVKLTRTYGACAILARDGDRIVGHLRFYPKSVCCKEGAGGLCLQQDFPASPAEGFSDSDFLEPAQIEDRTLVVHCLMTGSPQQKENPYQRKGIGTCMVNALIEWAKVNGWERIEAGSFEDLPIIYDITGSAGHTFWEKMGFRLVDRHPHPDLQDRSRFGEFIKALEEQAKSIGIPPERATDRLVMCLDLT; encoded by the coding sequence ATGATTGAAGATGTGGTTGTCGAACCGATGACAGAGGAATTCATCTTGTGGCGTTGTCTTCATGGCGGACCACTTTCGCGCGACACCATCGACCAGTGGTCATCCGGCGATAAAACGCCATGGAAGCGCTATCGCGACCGCAACACTGCCTTTTTGGTGAAGCTTACCAGAACTTATGGAGCTTGTGCTATCCTGGCACGCGATGGTGACCGGATTGTAGGGCACCTTCGTTTCTATCCCAAATCTGTCTGTTGCAAGGAAGGTGCAGGAGGCCTTTGCCTTCAGCAGGATTTTCCGGCAAGTCCGGCTGAAGGCTTTTCCGACAGCGACTTTCTGGAACCTGCACAGATAGAAGACAGGACGCTTGTCGTGCATTGTCTTATGACGGGAAGCCCTCAGCAGAAAGAGAATCCCTACCAGCGGAAAGGCATCGGCACATGCATGGTAAATGCCTTGATTGAGTGGGCCAAAGTAAATGGTTGGGAACGAATCGAGGCGGGCTCTTTTGAGGATCTTCCCATCATCTACGATATTACAGGCAGTGCCGGACATACATTCTGGGAGAAAATGGGATTTCGCCTTGTTGATCGGCACCCTCACCCGGATTTGCAGGATCGTAGCCGGTTCGGTGAGTTCATCAAGGCGCTCGAAGAGCAGGCCAAGTCTATCGGGATTCCTCCTGAGCGGGCGACCGACCGACTCGTGATGTGTCTTGACCTGACATGA
- a CDS encoding L-2-amino-thiazoline-4-carboxylic acid hydrolase, which translates to MKDIINTEYYLSIRSKMIREFSAMYKGARKELSLHFNEGKIDYLQQESQSDYEKLFEELPYIGGRKNADTINLIMGAIALSIIRPLEREKLTDRQIGKVIYEAFNGYFEARPNIINRIVGYIATSKFYAGKMKKQIELSSRRKYEDDFVSEYVESEGRDFDFGYNYVECAIHKLFKTYKVERFLKYVCLGDYVMFRSFGIGFTRTQTIANGASFCDFRFRRRGETYSGWPPDDLPEWSET; encoded by the coding sequence ATGAAGGATATCATCAATACGGAGTACTACTTGTCGATTCGGTCTAAAATGATAAGAGAGTTCAGCGCGATGTACAAAGGTGCCAGAAAGGAGCTGTCTTTACATTTCAATGAAGGTAAGATAGATTACCTACAGCAGGAAAGTCAGTCTGATTATGAAAAACTTTTCGAAGAACTACCATATATAGGAGGAAGAAAAAATGCGGACACAATAAATCTGATCATGGGGGCGATTGCGCTTTCCATAATACGTCCGCTTGAGCGAGAAAAGCTAACCGACCGTCAAATCGGTAAAGTTATTTACGAGGCTTTTAATGGATACTTCGAGGCCAGACCGAATATCATCAATCGAATAGTAGGATACATAGCGACATCGAAATTTTATGCTGGAAAAATGAAAAAACAGATTGAGTTGAGTTCTCGGAGAAAATACGAAGATGACTTTGTTTCAGAGTATGTCGAATCAGAGGGAAGGGATTTTGATTTTGGATACAATTATGTTGAGTGTGCGATTCATAAGCTGTTTAAAACATATAAAGTTGAAAGATTTCTGAAATATGTATGCCTGGGAGATTATGTGATGTTCAGGTCGTTTGGTATAGGTTTTACTCGTACTCAGACCATTGCAAATGGAGCTTCCTTTTGCGATTTTCGATTTAGGCGCAGGGGTGAAACTTATAGTGGTTGGCCGCCTGACGATCTCCCTGAATGGAGCGAAACGTAA
- a CDS encoding helix-turn-helix domain-containing protein codes for MKSQAVRTTMQLARLLNGQRKEKGLSQKKAAAKVGMVPKTISALENHPEGKQH; via the coding sequence ATGAAAAGTCAGGCGGTACGGACAACTATGCAGCTTGCACGGCTGCTTAACGGACAAAGAAAAGAGAAGGGGCTTTCTCAGAAAAAGGCAGCAGCGAAAGTCGGTATGGTTCCAAAGACTATTTCTGCGCTTGAGAACCATCCGGAAGGCAAGCAGCATTGA